Genomic DNA from Candidatus Nitrosopumilus koreensis AR1:
CAGAGATTTTTTTAACACCATTTTCAGAACCAACACCCAATCCAAGAGATAAAGAGATAGTTTCATCTCCAACCATGTTAATGATGGCAGAATTTTTTAGTAGAGTTTCAGCTTCTTCTTTTTCCACAAATCTTTCTCCATAATATCTTTCACTGATGTGCATGTTTAGTTCACCTTCAACAATTGTTTTACCCAATAGTTCTGCATCACAAATATTCAACATTGGATTTCTTTGGTAATCAGTTTGACGTACTGCAAATGGCATTATGCATATTTACCTTTTAGAGTAGATTTTGCACCACAAGCTTCACAAATTAAAAATGATATACGATTTTCTTTTAGAATTTTTGTATCAGGGCTTTTGCAAGTTGGACATTCAAGATAATCTTTAACATAAATTTGAAACAGTCTGGTAAAGTCATCAGGATCACGTCTTCCAATAAACATGGCCTTGTCACCAATTCTTTCAGCAGGAACTGCAAACTCCTTTGAGAGATATTGCAATACTTTGTCAGGATCTCGTCTAAGCACCTTTGGGAATTCAGAGAAATTACGCAAGAAAGTTTTTTGGCCTTCCCACATCACATCTACGACAGGGAGTTCAAACCTAGCAGTAGATCCCTTTTCAGTATCACCTAGTTTATCCTGTATCCTTTTGAGTAAATTCTCATATTCTGCTTTGGTCACTAAAAAATAGTGTAGACTATACCCTATATTGGTTTTTGAAAAAGAAGAATCGTGTGGATTTTATTTCTAAATTATTCCATTTTTCCAATTCGGAAAACATTAGTTCCACATTCAGGACATGTCCCTTTTACTGCAGGACGTCCATTCTTTAGTTTAGTT
This window encodes:
- a CDS encoding DUF424 domain-containing protein; amino-acid sequence: MPFAVRQTDYQRNPMLNICDAELLGKTIVEGELNMHISERYYGERFVEKEEAETLLKNSAIINMVGDETISLSLGLGVGSENGVKKISGVPFLIVFKM
- a CDS encoding translation initiation factor IF-2, whose translation is MTKAEYENLLKRIQDKLGDTEKGSTARFELPVVDVMWEGQKTFLRNFSEFPKVLRRDPDKVLQYLSKEFAVPAERIGDKAMFIGRRDPDDFTRLFQIYVKDYLECPTCKSPDTKILKENRISFLICEACGAKSTLKGKYA
- a CDS encoding DUF5679 domain-containing protein, yielding MVTAYCVKCREKRDIKNPKETKLKNGRPAVKGTCPECGTNVFRIGKME